In Acidimicrobiales bacterium, a single window of DNA contains:
- a CDS encoding thiazole synthase produces the protein MDTRPDEITPPMVSNADDLVSNTDHLVVGGRSFKSRLFIGTGKFPSNEALRRAIVSSGTEIVTVALRRIDPTADEDILDAVPDGVLVLTNTSGAVDAGEAVRLARLARAAGLPEWIKLEVTPDPRYLLPDPVETLKAAEQLCSEGFTVLPYCPADPILCKRLEEAGCATVMPLGSWIGSNQGLRTRNAIEIIVEQAVVPVVVDAGLGAPSHAAEAMEIGADAVLVNTAIGTAGDPAAMAVAFKLAVEAGRMGRLSGLAASRMMAEASSPLTGFLS, from the coding sequence ATGGATACGAGACCCGACGAAATCACCCCCCCAATGGTCAGCAACGCGGACGACCTCGTCAGCAACACGGACCACCTCGTCGTTGGAGGGCGCAGCTTCAAGTCCCGCCTCTTCATCGGCACGGGAAAGTTCCCCTCGAACGAGGCGCTTCGCCGGGCGATCGTCTCGAGCGGCACGGAGATCGTCACTGTCGCGCTGCGCCGCATCGACCCGACCGCCGACGAGGACATCCTTGACGCCGTCCCCGACGGAGTGCTGGTGCTAACCAACACCTCCGGAGCGGTCGACGCAGGGGAAGCGGTCCGCCTGGCTCGGCTCGCCCGCGCGGCAGGCCTCCCGGAGTGGATCAAGCTCGAAGTCACGCCCGACCCTCGGTACCTGCTGCCGGATCCCGTCGAGACCCTGAAGGCGGCCGAGCAGCTCTGCTCCGAAGGTTTCACCGTGCTTCCCTACTGCCCCGCAGACCCGATCCTGTGCAAACGCCTCGAAGAAGCCGGGTGCGCGACGGTCATGCCGCTCGGATCCTGGATCGGCTCTAACCAGGGCCTGCGGACCAGGAACGCCATCGAGATCATCGTCGAGCAGGCGGTCGTTCCGGTGGTCGTCGACGCAGGCCTCGGGGCGCCCAGCCACGCCGCAGAAGCGATGGAGATCGGCGCCGACGCCGTGTTGGTCAACACTGCGATCGGAACGGCGGGCGACCCCGCGGCGATGGCTGTGGCGTTCAAACTCGCCGTGGAAGCGGGACGGATGGGCCGCTTGTCCGGACTCGCGGCGAGCCGGATGATGGCGGAGGCATCGTCGCCGCTCACCGGTTTTCTGTCGTGA
- the thiH gene encoding 2-iminoacetate synthase ThiH: MTATPVVLETRPEHPPEGTAAAEVVSTDLRYLRDIAGSATAADVDRSLSASHPSLVDFAVLLSAPASERLEALAQKAHRITKARFGATVRLFSPLYLSNECVSTCTYCGFSAENEIHRRTLTPDELRAEAAELHRRGFRHLLLVSGEHARIVSREYIEECVAAVAQHFAQVDVEVQVWDADTYRRFGAAGADGVIVYQETYDPATYASVHLKGKKRNYAWRLAAPDRAAAAGIRRLGIGALLGLHPDWRSDAIALAAHGRALIKRWWRCEVQVALPRLRPAAGGFEPVDPVSDADLVQLLCAMRIVLPDVGISLSTREPAELRDALVPLGVTAMSAGSHTEPGGYADESDAEPQFEISDRRSPADVAAALRAAGYDPVWKDWQRA, from the coding sequence GTGACCGCGACTCCCGTCGTTCTCGAGACAAGACCTGAGCATCCGCCTGAGGGCACGGCTGCGGCAGAGGTCGTGAGCACGGACCTGCGGTACCTGCGGGACATCGCCGGGTCTGCGACGGCGGCAGACGTCGACCGGTCGTTATCTGCTTCGCACCCGAGTCTCGTCGATTTCGCAGTGCTGTTGTCGGCGCCGGCATCGGAACGTCTCGAAGCGTTGGCCCAGAAAGCGCACCGGATAACGAAAGCTCGCTTCGGCGCGACCGTTCGTCTTTTTTCCCCGTTGTACCTGTCGAACGAGTGCGTGTCGACCTGCACCTATTGCGGCTTCTCCGCCGAAAACGAAATCCACCGCCGCACCCTCACCCCCGACGAACTTCGGGCCGAGGCCGCCGAGCTGCACCGGCGGGGGTTCCGTCACTTGCTGCTCGTGTCGGGGGAGCATGCGCGGATCGTCAGCCGTGAGTACATCGAGGAGTGCGTGGCGGCCGTCGCCCAACACTTCGCCCAGGTGGACGTCGAGGTTCAGGTGTGGGACGCCGATACCTACCGCCGGTTCGGGGCCGCCGGCGCTGACGGGGTGATCGTCTACCAGGAGACGTACGACCCGGCCACGTACGCCTCGGTCCATCTGAAGGGAAAAAAACGGAACTACGCGTGGCGCCTCGCCGCGCCGGACCGTGCGGCCGCCGCGGGAATCAGGAGGCTCGGGATCGGCGCGCTGCTGGGCCTGCACCCGGACTGGCGCTCGGACGCGATCGCTCTCGCGGCGCACGGCAGGGCGCTGATCAAGCGGTGGTGGCGGTGCGAGGTCCAGGTTGCCTTACCGAGGCTGCGGCCGGCGGCGGGGGGGTTCGAGCCCGTCGATCCGGTGAGCGACGCTGATCTGGTCCAGCTGCTCTGCGCAATGCGGATCGTGCTGCCCGACGTCGGCATAAGCCTGTCCACCCGTGAGCCGGCGGAGCTGCGTGACGCGCTGGTGCCGCTCGGGGTCACCGCCATGTCGGCGGGCTCCCACACGGAGCCCGGCGGCTACGCGGACGAGTCGGACGCCGAGCCGCAGTTCGAGATCTCCGATCGTCGTTCGCCGGCCGACGTGGCGGCAGCGTTGCGGGCGGCCGGCTACGACCCGGTCTGGAAGGATTGGCAGCGGGCATGA
- the mftA gene encoding mycofactocin precursor MftA (Mycofactocin is a small molecule electron carrier derived from the final two amino acids, Val-Tyr, of MftA, the mycofactocin precursor. It plays a role in redox homeostasis and the metabolism of alcohols and aldehydes in Actinobacteria, including Mycobacterium tuberculosis.), with protein sequence MAEYPETSLAEESADTRESPEDDLISEDILVEEISIDGMCGVY encoded by the coding sequence ATGGCCGAATACCCAGAGACATCTCTCGCCGAGGAGTCCGCCGATACCCGCGAGTCACCTGAGGACGACCTCATATCAGAGGACATCCTCGTCGAGGAGATCTCGATCGACGGAATGTGCGGCGTCTATTGA
- the mftB gene encoding mycofactocin biosynthesis chaperone MftB (MftB, a small protein, is a peptide chaperone that assists the radical SAM enzyme MftC in performing two modifications to the C-terminal Val-Tyr dipeptide of the mycofactocin precursor peptide, MftA. MftB's role is analogous to the role of PqqD in the biosynthesis of PQQ, a cofactor that derives entirely from a Tyr and a Glu in the precursor PqqA.) produces the protein MFDTGGRYGLDPNVAVRPEPFGALAYHYGSRRLTFLRSRLLADLVRDLDQHESVDAALESVVPVSERDSYKKALASLAESRFIRAC, from the coding sequence GTGTTCGACACCGGGGGGCGATACGGGTTGGACCCGAACGTCGCGGTCCGACCCGAGCCGTTTGGTGCCCTTGCGTATCACTATGGAAGCAGGCGGCTCACCTTCCTGCGTTCCCGTTTGCTGGCCGACCTGGTTCGCGATCTTGATCAGCACGAGTCCGTGGACGCAGCGCTCGAGTCTGTTGTCCCCGTGAGTGAGCGCGATTCGTACAAGAAGGCGCTGGCATCGCTCGCGGAGTCGAGGTTCATCCGTGCGTGTTGA